AACGGGCCGAATTCAGAATTTAACGAAAAGAAAACGCGAGAAAGATGATATAGATATAGAAACATTGCAAGCTAAGCATAAGAACAtcaaaaagaggaagaaaacgGTTGAAGATTCCGCGCGTTTGACAAAGAGCGAGAAACGAAAGCTGAAAGAGCGTTTACGGAAGGAAAAAAAGCTGGAGGACGATGACGAATTTAAAAGATTGCAAGATAAGGTTGCCTTTGGTGAAGTAGTCCACGAACCTCCTAGACTAAAGATCAAATCACAGAACCTTAATCAAGAGAGAAAACCGAAGAACCTACTGCTAAATTCACTGCTAGAAGATTCCAAAACTTCTTCTGCTCCTAAAGTGATTGATCGATCTGGAAAGAGGAAAAATTTACCTACAGCGGAGAGGAGAAGGTTGGAGAAACAACAGAGCGAGATTATTGCTGCCTACAGGCAGCTGAAGTCCCAGCGGTTGATTAATAGAAGCTCTTAGggtatgtttaaaatttaccaAGACAATAAACTGTGTTTCAatgaagtatatatttatttcttttttatttggtttttAATTTGTCCACACTGCATGTAGAAGTTGTTAAAGCTCTTGATAATGACGCTTATTACAAGCTTGTTGAAGTTTCTTGACAATGTTTCAAGATCATTCTTCGCATTTTCTTTGATCACAAATTCTTTATGAAACAGTTACGGTTGAGGTTTTCCttgctaaaaatataagttagaAGATTCACATTCAGGCCTGTCTTATCCCGTGGTCCAGACAAAGGGTTCGAGCCTTTCCTCCACCGGCAATAGATTATTGAGAGTCTCAAGACTCTCGAGAGTTTGATTGAGCAACGAGTGGCACCTGGTGAGCTGACGGCTGAGCTCATGCACTTTGTTCAGTTGCTCAGCAAATCTAGTGAATCTCTTCTGCCGATCTATAGCAAAATTCAATACCTTGCTGAATTCCGTTTCCATATTAATGCACATAGCAGCCTGTTCCGCAGCTATTGTCTGCGCGTTAGTGTTCAAATGATGCTGATAACGCGCACACAAGTTGAACAGGCCGATAGGGTCAAGTCTCTCGAGGACCTCCGGATCGCGGACACCCGGTGGTAGATTCAGCGTGCCGCGCATAATAGGCAGAAACATCGGGATACTTTGCAGCTTCACCAGATCTGGATCTTTGTCTGCTGTTGGATCCGCTTGAGCCGCCTTTACTACCACAATGTTGTGCACCTTATCCGATGTGTTGATTTTTCTATGACTGATGGAGAAATGGAAAGAGATCAGATAAAATTCATCATGATATAttggattattatatatgcaaaatatgatATTCCGAAAGTTtgagttttataaaacatttttgtgaaatatgaatgttatctatatattaatttattattaactattcTAAAGAAACATGACTTTTTCtgttcattttataaaaatatgaaaaatatttactgtttctcgtattatattatttgtgaaaagaatagaaaactctggaaaatttgtttaatattactatgatactaaaattgcatatatgattttacaaaaacagtttgcaaatacaaatttcacaaattattgACTAAAAAATATCCCATTTTGATGTATAAATAGATGTTGGTACAAAATTTAACATTCGAAATATGGAGTTAGAAACAcatgttttcttatatatttctatttttcaaaaatttcttgaaattaacATGCAATTTTCACGATAAAACTTACCTATGATTTGTACCGAGGCTGTTTTTTCGCCTCGAGATCTCCCCAGCTCCAATAGTTTTTCCTCTGTAGAGCTGTGACTGCTTGTTTGTCATCTTTGGTGAATCTCCAATAGGTCGATTCACTGTATAAGAGATATACGGAAGATCTGAATCAGAACAAATACTAGCACCAGGACTGATGCATCTTGGTGGGGTATCCTCTGGTACTCTCTCACGACTTGGGACACTTTTGCCACGTCTAAGCTGATTCGTCCTAGATCTGCCACTATTGGCACCTTGGCCACCACTTTGAGAGCTTTGTTCAGATCCCATTTTGTAATTTCTTGAGACTTATTGAACTCCAGAAACTAAAAGTGTCTTTATAAAACTACATACTTCTATCAACTCACAATATATTTCATGATACTTGATGTTGTTTAGTCGTCTTTGTGAATCACGAGTTTTAGGAGAAGTTTTCCgaatctttgatttttttataaagtttaccAAGCAAGCAAGACCACACACTTCGGTGAAATATCACAGTATTTTCaatatacttaatatatttaatagtaCGTATAATTCTATCTTCCCAggttttatatgaaaatgttGATGATGCTTCTTGTTATACTGTTTGTATCTTATCGCAACACATCATAATTGTGCTAATGTAATCACATTTTATCACTAAGAggttatttgaatatattgtttaaCGTAGAAAGTTCCCATtgtattttacacatttattttcactatttaatattttgattttactcTAGGTTTTGCATgtatttatgcattttatttatccatttATGCTTGAATCGTTTTATCATGACAGTTTCGCTCATCGTAATATCACTTCTGTCAATCGTTAACGCTGAGA
The nucleotide sequence above comes from Linepithema humile isolate Giens D197 chromosome 4, Lhum_UNIL_v1.0, whole genome shotgun sequence. Encoded proteins:
- the BORCS5 gene encoding BLOC-1-related complex subunit 5 → MGSEQSSQSGGQGANSGRSRTNQLRRGKSVPSRERVPEDTPPRCISPGASICSDSDLPYISYTVNRPIGDSPKMTNKQSQLYRGKTIGAGEISRRKNSLGTNHSHRKINTSDKVHNIVVVKAAQADPTADKDPDLVKLQSIPMFLPIMRGTLNLPPGVRDPEVLERLDPIGLFNLCARYQHHLNTNAQTIAAEQAAMCINMETEFSKVLNFAIDRQKRFTRFAEQLNKVHELSRQLTRCHSLLNQTLESLETLNNLLPVEERLEPFVWTTG
- the LOC105673328 gene encoding coiled-coil domain-containing protein 137, encoding MGRKIPAKKHRGVKDPEKQRVKRLAELESRTNAPPKDTDEQAIPKSLEHVIKLKEAAKTSSGILKRKRKRKRNALICVGQQHLKPNLHPKAKPEKVVPVFQQQPGESGQQFFRRVSRDTNAFLQDTAFENKYKIDIERNPETGRIQNLTKRKREKDDIDIETLQAKHKNIKKRKKTVEDSARLTKSEKRKLKERLRKEKKLEDDDEFKRLQDKVAFGEVVHEPPRLKIKSQNLNQERKPKNLLLNSLLEDSKTSSAPKVIDRSGKRKNLPTAERRRLEKQQSEIIAAYRQLKSQRLINRSS